Part of the Paenibacillus sp. FSL R7-0273 genome is shown below.
GCTGAACGTCAATAAAATCTCAGGCCAGCGGATCTATGTAGAGCTGGAAGGGCAGTTCCGTCTTCTGACAATGCCGTCAATGTTCGAAATCGGCTTCAACTATGTCCGTTGGCATTATAAAACGGCTGAGGACACCCTCATTATTACGAACTACACAGCGGTAAAGGCTCCGGAAATCCGACTGCATGTCGCATCGGCAAGCGGAAAAGCGTACCGCTACCTCGTCAGCAGCCAGATCACCATGAATGTGGCTGAATATGAGCTTCCTTATCAGATGGAGCAGGCTGCTGACGGCGGACTGGTCTTCCGGGCCAGTGACAAGGGATTAAGTGCAGCTGTATACCCTGAGCTGGCCTACAAAATCACTGTGGAAGGTGCGGCCTTCAGAACCGGAGATGAAGCGCTGCTGGCGGCAGGAGCAGCACCCAGCAGCGCTTCCCTGACCGTGCTTGAGCTGGATTCAAGCAGCGAATGGACGCTTACCTTCCAAGGGATGCTGGACGGAGAATTCCGTCCGGCCGCGGGAGCCGGATTTGAGGAGGAAGCAAAGAATTACCGTGAATTCCTGGCCGGAGTCATGAACGGCTTCCAGCTGAAGAAGGAGAGCGGGGAGCAGGCGGAGCTGTTCAAGGTAAATGCCCTGGCCTGGTGGTACACCCATAATATGCTGGTCCACTATTCTGTTCCTCATGGACTGGAGCAGTACGGCGGCGCAGCCTGGGGAACGCGGGATGTGTGCCAGGGACCGGTGGAATATTTCCTGGCTACCCACAAATACGAACAGGTAAGGGAGATTCTGCTGACCGTCTTTGCCCATCAGTATGAGGATGACGGCAACTGGCCGCAGTGGTTTATGTTCGACAGGTACACCTCAATCCAGCAGGAAGAGAGCCATGGCGATATTATCGTCTGGCCGCTTAAGATACTGGGCGATTATCTGCGGGCAACCCGTGATTTTGCGGTGCTGGACGAGCAGATTCCATACACGCGCAAGCACAGCTTCGACTTCACAGAGACTGTCTGCACCTTGAGGGAGCATGCACTTAAGGAGCTGGAATATATCAAAGCCCACTTCCTGCATGACACCTTCCTGTCCTCTTATGGAGACGGGGACTGGGATGATACGCTGCAGCCGGCGAATGCCCAGCTCAAGCAGTACATGGTCAGCAGCTGGACTGTGGCCCTGACGTATCAGACGGTTCTGGGTCTGTCTGCTGTACTGAAGGATGCAGATGCTTCCTGGTCCGGAGAGCTGAAGCAGATGGCTGAAGGCATCAAAGCCGACTTTAACCGTTATATGCTGGGCACTGAGGTAATACCGGGCTTCCTGTACTTCGAGGATCCTGAGCAGGCCAAGCTGATGCTGCATCCGGAGGACAAGGAGACCGGCATTCAGTACCGCCTGCTGCCGATGACCCGCAGCATGATCGGCGAGCTGCTTACCCCTGAGCAGATGGAGGCGCACTACACGCTGATTCAGGAGCAGTTCCTGTGCCCGGACGGCGTGCGGCTGATGAACCACCCGGCACAGTATGCCGGCGGTGTCAGCACCCATTTCAAACGTGCCGAGCAGGCGGCTAATTTCGGACGGGAAATCGGGCTGCAGTATGTGCATGCCCACATCCGCTTCGTCGAGGCGATGGCCAAAACCGGCAAGACTGAGCAGGTCTGGAAGGGGCTTGCGACCATTAATCCGGTCGGCATCCGCGAGGCCGTACCGAATGCCGAGCTGCGCCAGAGCAATGCCTACTTCAGCAGCTCGGACGGTAAATTTGACAACCGCTATGAAGCACAGGAGCGTTTCCATGAGCTGCGTGACGGCTCTGTTCCGGTCAAAGGCGGCTGGAAAATCTATTCCAGCGGCCCGGGAATCTACATGAACCAGCTGATCTCGAATGTACTGGGCATCCGCGAAGAGGGCGGAGACCTGATTCTGGACCCTGTACTGCCTGCTGAGCTGGACGGCACGCGTTTTGAGTTCGAGTACGGAGGCTCCCCGGTGACCTTTGTGTATCACTGCAAAGAGGGCCGGCTGCAGTCTGCTGCCGTGAACGGCCGGGAGGTACAGGCTGTCCGGCTTAATAATCCTTACCGGCTTGGCGGTCTGCGGATCGCGCGTGAAGAGCTTCAGCGCCACGCAGGTACAGAGAGAACAATCATAGATATTTATATGTAACAATAGAATAAGCGGCGCAGGTCAGCATGTACTTCCTAATCGGAGTACAGGCGGGCCTGCGCCGCTTTTTAGCGGTAAGCTCAGTTTCTTGTGAACACAATATGATCCATTCTGCTGTTAACAAGCGCTATTAATTGCCCGGCCATATATTCCGCAGAGTATTTAAAGTGGGTTTCCGCCCAGTAATCAATGACCCCGACAGTGGCAGACAGCTGATAGCTCAGCAGAATTTCGTAATCGAGCGGGGGGCTGCCCCCCTCCATCTCGATATGCATATCCTCACGCATGGACCTCCGCAGTGTATCGTAAAGCTCGACAGAGGTTTTTCCGCGCTGTGCGGAGCTTAAGGCAAGGTAGTCCCTTTTGTGCTGCTCAATGTGCTGGAAAAGCTGCAGCAGGGAGGGATAACCCCCCGCAGCGTCAATCTTCTCCATACCCTCATAAGGCTGCAGCAGCAGCT
Proteins encoded:
- a CDS encoding GH36-type glycosyl hydrolase domain-containing protein, producing MTTATGTKLNLQKGGLTFTFLESGDLYQASGGQMMINQLLANSVDGAAGNLYIRLHQPDGIRAYPLLGVKSGSTFHRDGERLLWQGELPAGTGAAGSAEKLAYQVTFTLAEADTWFWNVRVEGRAAMLDVIYTQDVGIAAAGAVTSNEAYLSQYIDHSVFTDQTGGYVVCSRQNQPQGGKFPYLQQGLIGGAAGYSTDGFQFFGLSYKETDRPEALYQESLANKVYQYEFAYTALQSPKTELNGEAVFTFYGLFREDHPAAVSGLEYARELQTAWSSVQKLPTMKPEGSRQHAQEPAAARIGTPLQTVALSEAELDTLFPQRFQEERENGELLAFFTGTYEHVVLKSKELLVERPHGHILMSGDNARLDAEVMTTTSYMYGIFNSQVVVGNTNFNKMLSNARNALNVNKISGQRIYVELEGQFRLLTMPSMFEIGFNYVRWHYKTAEDTLIITNYTAVKAPEIRLHVASASGKAYRYLVSSQITMNVAEYELPYQMEQAADGGLVFRASDKGLSAAVYPELAYKITVEGAAFRTGDEALLAAGAAPSSASLTVLELDSSSEWTLTFQGMLDGEFRPAAGAGFEEEAKNYREFLAGVMNGFQLKKESGEQAELFKVNALAWWYTHNMLVHYSVPHGLEQYGGAAWGTRDVCQGPVEYFLATHKYEQVREILLTVFAHQYEDDGNWPQWFMFDRYTSIQQEESHGDIIVWPLKILGDYLRATRDFAVLDEQIPYTRKHSFDFTETVCTLREHALKELEYIKAHFLHDTFLSSYGDGDWDDTLQPANAQLKQYMVSSWTVALTYQTVLGLSAVLKDADASWSGELKQMAEGIKADFNRYMLGTEVIPGFLYFEDPEQAKLMLHPEDKETGIQYRLLPMTRSMIGELLTPEQMEAHYTLIQEQFLCPDGVRLMNHPAQYAGGVSTHFKRAEQAANFGREIGLQYVHAHIRFVEAMAKTGKTEQVWKGLATINPVGIREAVPNAELRQSNAYFSSSDGKFDNRYEAQERFHELRDGSVPVKGGWKIYSSGPGIYMNQLISNVLGIREEGGDLILDPVLPAELDGTRFEFEYGGSPVTFVYHCKEGRLQSAAVNGREVQAVRLNNPYRLGGLRIAREELQRHAGTERTIIDIYM
- a CDS encoding TetR/AcrR family transcriptional regulator — translated: MEHEEDLSRGVRRTRQALKTAFVDLILEKGYEAVTIMDIAIRADYNRGTFYKHFVSKEDLLRDIHDDFLRNISELLLQPYEGMEKIDAAGGYPSLLQLFQHIEQHKRDYLALSSAQRGKTSVELYDTLRRSMREDMHIEMEGGSPPLDYEILLSYQLSATVGVIDYWAETHFKYSAEYMAGQLIALVNSRMDHIVFTRN